A region from the Rhinoderma darwinii isolate aRhiDar2 chromosome 2, aRhiDar2.hap1, whole genome shotgun sequence genome encodes:
- the LOC142741037 gene encoding cyclin-dependent kinase 5 activator 1-like, which yields MGKAFSCCKLVPDVKSKVRVSRHEDTQKTKKGKNHHEPSNSCKYSITPVISADLKETLTTTKPPSVKMDSEYPVLKDQVSTQEQQIFNVPQRIILHTYTKKILKCLADFLCRRCFQLYHLSPIDVVEWITSIDRQLLLQGWQGQGFLTSGTVVFLYMLCRDVISSEIRSEKELKATLLTCLYVSYCYMGHQISYPLGPFLVDGRKETFWYQCLSIIAHMSSKMMRLNTDPKYYSQMFVSLRAEGRQANENLLMSGLPGMMAREESSHGSYYTLYL from the coding sequence ATGGGGAAAGCTTTCAGCTGCTGCAAGCTGGTTCCCGATGTAAAGAGCAAAGTAAGAGTGAGCCGCCATGAAGACACACAGAAAACAAAGAAAGGAAAAAACCACCACGAACCAAGTAACAGTTGCAAGTATAGTATTACTCCAGTCATCAGTGCTGATCTGAAGGAGACTCTGACAACTACTAAGCCACCAAGCGTCAAGATGGACTCAGAATATCCAGTCCTCAAAGATCAAGTGTCCACTCAAGAGCAACAAATATTTAATGTTCCACAGCGCATCATACTACACACATACACCAAGAAGATCCTAAAATGCTTAGCGGACTTTCTGTGCCGGAGATGCTTCCAGCTGTATCACCTTTCCCCAATAGATGTAGTAGAGTGGATAACAAGCAtagacagacaacttctccttcaaGGATGGCAGGGCCAAGGATTTTTAACATCAGGCACTGTGGTGTTCCTGTACATGCTTTGCCGAGATGTCATCTCTTCCGAGATAAGAAGTGAGAAAGAACTAAAGGCAACCTTGTTAACATGCTTGTATGTGTCATATTGCTATATGGGACACCAGATCTCCTACCCACTAGGTCCCTTCCTGGTAGACGGCAGAAAGGAGACCTTTTGGTACCAATGTCTGTCCATCATTGCTCACATGAGCTCAAAGATGATGCGTCTCAATACTGACCCAAAGTATTACAGTCAGATGTTTGTGAGCCTTAGAGCTGAAGGAAGACAAGCAAACGAAAATCTTCTGATGAGTGGACTACCTGGAATGATGGCCAGAGAGGAAAGTTCACACGGATCATACTACACTTTATATCTCTGA